The genome window TGTAAGGTTCCCAATGATTCTCTCGGATTTATCCTCGGCGTTCGGGCAGTTCTTCCTCTGGACGGTGCCGTTCCTCCTTGTGCTCGGCGTTGTGGTCATCATCCACGAGCTGGGCCATTTCCTCGCGGCGCGCGCGCTCGGCGTGAAGGTGGAAACCTTTTCGGTCGGCTTCGGCCCTGAAATCGCGGGCTTCGTGGACCGAAGCGGCATTCGCTGGCGGCTCGCCTGGGTTCCGCTCGGCGGCTACGTGAAGTTCAAGGGCGATGAAAACGCGTCTAGCGTCGCCTCCGCCGAGGAGATCGCGAAGCTGACGCCAGAAGAGCGCAAGGGCAATTTCCACACAGCCGACCTCTGGCGCCGCACGCTGATCGTGCTCGCCGGACCGTTCGCGAACTTCGCGCTCGGCATCGCGATCTTCGCCGGTCTCGCGCTGGCGAACGGCATCAGTTATCAGGAAGCGCGAATCGTTTGCGTCGAGCCGAACACGCCTGCCGCGAAAGCGGGCCTCGAAGCGGGGGACAAGATCCTGTCCATCGGCGGACGGCCGGTCAAAAGTTTCGAGGATTTCAGCTATTATGTGAAGCTGAACGCGCGCTCCACGCTTGATATCGAGGTCGATCGCGGTGGCCGTGTCATGGCCCTCACCGCAGTGCCGGAACTTACCGAAAACGAATGTATCGGGCGACTTGGCGTGATGGGCGGATCGAGGCGGGAGAACGCCCGAATCGAAAGCGTCGGCCTTTCGCAGTCCGTCGGGATCGGCGTGGAACGCACCTGGCGCATCATCGAAGGGCCGTTCCAGTTTTTTGGACAACTTTTCAAGGGTAACGCCTGCGCGAGCACGCTCGGCGGTCCGGTGAAGATCGCGGAGGTCGCGAAGACCTTCGCTTCCGACGGATTCGTCAACCTTATCCCGTTGATTGCGTTCATTTCCATCAGCGTGGGGCTCTTCAACTTGTTCCCGATCCCGGTTTTGGACGGGGGCCACCTTTTGTTCTATGGCGCGGAAGCC of Rhodomicrobium vannielii ATCC 17100 contains these proteins:
- the rseP gene encoding RIP metalloprotease RseP → MILSDLSSAFGQFFLWTVPFLLVLGVVVIIHELGHFLAARALGVKVETFSVGFGPEIAGFVDRSGIRWRLAWVPLGGYVKFKGDENASSVASAEEIAKLTPEERKGNFHTADLWRRTLIVLAGPFANFALGIAIFAGLALANGISYQEARIVCVEPNTPAAKAGLEAGDKILSIGGRPVKSFEDFSYYVKLNARSTLDIEVDRGGRVMALTAVPELTENECIGRLGVMGGSRRENARIESVGLSQSVGIGVERTWRIIEGPFQFFGQLFKGNACASTLGGPVKIAEVAKTFASDGFVNLIPLIAFISISVGLFNLFPIPVLDGGHLLFYGAEAILGRPLSQRAQEIGFQFGFTLLIMLMIFVTWNNIADITRGPTPAPQVESVCRR